A section of the Flavobacterium sp. CG_23.5 genome encodes:
- the cmk gene encoding (d)CMP kinase — MDKKITIAIDGFSSTGKSTLAKQLAKKLGYVYVDTGAMYRAVTFFAMQNGYINPDFFDKESLINSLPFIKLHFKFNPDLGFAEMYLNDVNVEIAIRKIEVSNFVSKVAEVSEVRTKLVEQQKEMGKDKAIVMDGRDIGTVVFPDAELKIFMTASASTRAQRRFDELQQKGDDVSYEAVLKNVEERDYIDTHRVDSPLVKADDAIEIDNSHLSREEQFQVVLDLVNEITKTL, encoded by the coding sequence TTGGATAAAAAAATTACTATCGCAATAGATGGATTCTCTTCAACTGGAAAAAGCACTTTAGCAAAACAACTCGCCAAAAAATTAGGATATGTATATGTAGATACTGGAGCGATGTATCGTGCAGTAACCTTTTTTGCGATGCAAAACGGATACATAAATCCTGATTTTTTTGACAAAGAATCATTAATAAACAGCTTGCCATTTATAAAATTACACTTCAAATTTAATCCTGATTTGGGTTTTGCCGAAATGTATTTAAACGATGTTAATGTAGAAATAGCCATTCGAAAAATCGAAGTTTCAAATTTTGTAAGCAAAGTAGCCGAAGTTTCTGAGGTTCGAACCAAATTAGTGGAGCAACAAAAGGAAATGGGAAAAGATAAAGCGATTGTTATGGATGGCAGAGATATTGGGACTGTAGTTTTTCCTGATGCTGAACTGAAAATATTTATGACGGCAAGTGCAAGTACAAGAGCACAAAGGCGTTTTGATGAGTTGCAACAAAAAGGAGATGATGTAAGCTATGAAGCGGTTTTGAAAAATGTGGAAGAACGCGATTACATTGATACTCATAGAGTTGATTCACCTTTGGTAAAAGCGGATGATGCGATTGAAATTGATAATTCACATCTCAGTCGTGAAGAACAGTTTCAAGTTGTTTTAGATTTAGTAAATGAAATTACTAAAACGCTATAA
- a CDS encoding nucleoside permease, translated as MGIKNKLTVMSFLQFFVWGAWLITVGNYWFGTKQWSGAEFGAVFSTLGISSIIMPAITGIIADRWINAEKLYGILHILGGLAICYIPQVDNPTTFYWVIFAAMLCYMPTISLSNSVAYNILKNNNFDVVKVFPPIRVWGTIGFIVAMWITNLSGNKASANMFYISAFASFVLGIYSFALPKCPPQKLIAEDSTFAKKLGLDAFKLFGTYKMALFFIFSMFLGGALQLTNMYGDTYLSEFANVPQYADSFVVKYSTIIMSISQISETLFILAIPFFLKRFGIKQVMLISMLAWVLRFGLFAYGNPADGLWMIVMSCVVYGMAFDFFNISGSLFIETTTDSRIRSSAQGLFMMMSNGFGAFFGGIVSGIVIDKFFTHDGVRDWHNIWLSFAGYALIIAVAFAVLFKHKHYPEDVSKVSH; from the coding sequence ATGGGGATTAAAAATAAATTGACGGTAATGAGTTTTCTTCAATTCTTTGTTTGGGGAGCGTGGTTGATTACTGTTGGAAATTATTGGTTTGGTACAAAACAATGGAGCGGAGCCGAATTTGGAGCCGTTTTTTCAACTCTTGGGATTTCTTCGATAATAATGCCTGCAATTACGGGGATTATAGCTGACAGATGGATCAATGCCGAGAAATTATATGGAATACTACATATTTTAGGTGGTTTAGCGATCTGCTATATTCCGCAGGTGGATAATCCTACTACTTTTTATTGGGTAATATTTGCAGCAATGCTGTGTTATATGCCTACAATTTCTTTGTCAAATTCAGTTGCTTATAACATATTGAAAAACAACAATTTTGATGTGGTTAAAGTTTTTCCTCCTATTCGAGTTTGGGGAACAATTGGGTTTATTGTTGCGATGTGGATTACTAATTTATCAGGAAATAAAGCATCTGCTAATATGTTTTATATTTCAGCCTTTGCGTCTTTCGTTTTAGGGATTTATTCTTTTGCGTTGCCAAAATGTCCACCACAAAAATTAATTGCCGAGGATTCTACTTTCGCTAAAAAATTAGGGTTGGATGCATTTAAGTTGTTTGGAACCTATAAAATGGCATTGTTTTTCATTTTTTCTATGTTTTTGGGCGGTGCGTTGCAACTGACAAATATGTACGGTGATACTTATTTATCTGAATTTGCAAATGTTCCTCAATATGCAGATTCTTTTGTGGTAAAATATTCTACAATTATCATGTCTATTTCTCAAATTTCGGAAACCTTGTTCATTTTGGCCATTCCATTTTTCTTAAAAAGATTTGGAATAAAACAAGTAATGCTGATTTCAATGTTGGCATGGGTTTTACGTTTTGGATTGTTTGCTTATGGAAATCCAGCTGATGGGCTATGGATGATTGTTATGTCTTGTGTTGTTTATGGAATGGCATTTGATTTTTTCAATATTTCAGGTTCATTATTTATTGAAACCACTACCGACTCTAGAATTCGTTCTAGTGCTCAAGGATTATTTATGATGATGTCTAATGGTTTTGGTGCTTTCTTTGGCGGAATAGTTAGTGGAATTGTAATCGATAAATTTTTCACACATGATGGGGTTAGGGATTGGCATAACATTTGGCTTTCGTTTGCCGGATATGCTTTAATTATCGCGGTTGCTTTTGCTGTTTTGTTCAAGCACAAGCATTATCCAGAAGATGTTTCTAAAGTGAGTCACTAA
- the rpsA gene encoding 30S ribosomal protein S1: protein MSEQVKSQEEFLANFNWHNFEEGIDAVDEKNLLEFEELVSKTFIATDQEEVVDGTVVRITDRDVIVDINAKSEGVISLNEFRYNPALKVGDTVEVLIDIREDKTGQLVLSHRKARTIKSWDRVISANETGEIVNGFVKCRTKGGMIVDVFGIEAFLPGSQIDVKPIRDYDVYVNKMMEFKVVKINHEFKNVVVSHKALIEADIEIQKKEIIGQLQKGQVLEGVVKNITSYGVFIDLGGVDGLIHITDLSWSRINHPSEVLELDQKLNVVILDFDDEKTRIQLGLKQLNAHPWDALDAKLAIGDKVKGKVVVIADYGAFIEVAEGVEGLIHVSEMSWSTHLRSAQDFVKVGDVVEAVILTLDRDDRKMSLGIKQLSQDPWTDITSKYPVGSKHTGIVRNFTNFGIFVELEEGIDGLIYISDLSWTKKIKHPSEFVNVGEKLDVVVLELDVEGRKLSLGHKQTTANPWDQYEDSFAVGTIHNGEISEIVDKGATVEFGDDIVAFIPTRHLEKEDGKKLKKGESADFKVIEFNKEFKRVVASHTAIFREEEEKNVKTATENTSSASSSANAPAAATLGDNNDVLAALKAKMEKSEKK, encoded by the coding sequence ATGTCTGAACAAGTAAAATCACAAGAAGAGTTTTTAGCAAATTTTAACTGGCACAATTTCGAAGAAGGTATTGATGCTGTTGATGAGAAAAACTTATTAGAATTCGAAGAACTAGTTTCAAAAACATTTATCGCTACTGATCAAGAAGAAGTGGTTGATGGTACAGTTGTTAGAATTACAGATAGAGACGTTATCGTTGATATCAACGCAAAATCGGAAGGTGTTATTTCATTGAATGAATTCCGTTACAACCCAGCATTAAAAGTAGGTGATACTGTTGAAGTATTAATTGACATCCGTGAGGATAAAACAGGTCAATTAGTATTATCTCACAGAAAAGCACGTACTATCAAATCATGGGATAGAGTTATTTCGGCGAACGAAACAGGAGAAATCGTTAATGGTTTTGTAAAATGCAGAACTAAAGGTGGTATGATCGTTGACGTTTTCGGAATTGAAGCGTTTTTACCAGGATCTCAAATTGATGTTAAACCAATTAGAGACTACGATGTATATGTAAACAAAATGATGGAATTCAAAGTGGTAAAAATTAACCACGAATTCAAAAATGTTGTTGTTTCTCATAAAGCGCTTATTGAAGCGGATATCGAAATCCAGAAAAAAGAAATCATCGGTCAATTACAAAAAGGACAAGTATTAGAAGGTGTTGTTAAAAACATTACTTCTTATGGTGTCTTTATTGACCTAGGTGGAGTTGATGGATTGATTCACATTACTGACCTTTCTTGGTCAAGAATCAACCACCCATCTGAAGTTCTTGAATTAGATCAAAAATTAAATGTTGTAATCCTTGATTTCGATGATGAGAAAACAAGAATTCAATTAGGATTGAAACAATTGAACGCTCACCCTTGGGATGCTCTAGATGCTAAATTAGCAATTGGAGACAAAGTAAAAGGTAAAGTAGTTGTAATCGCTGATTATGGTGCATTTATCGAAGTTGCTGAAGGTGTTGAAGGTTTGATCCACGTTTCTGAAATGTCTTGGTCTACTCATTTACGTTCTGCTCAAGATTTCGTAAAAGTAGGAGATGTTGTTGAAGCAGTTATCTTAACTTTAGACAGAGATGACCGCAAAATGTCATTAGGTATCAAACAATTGTCTCAAGATCCTTGGACTGATATCACTTCTAAATACCCAGTAGGTTCTAAACATACAGGTATCGTTAGAAACTTTACAAACTTTGGTATTTTCGTAGAATTAGAAGAAGGAATTGATGGATTAATTTACATCTCTGACTTATCTTGGACTAAGAAAATCAAACACCCATCTGAATTTGTAAACGTTGGTGAGAAACTTGATGTAGTAGTATTAGAATTAGATGTTGAAGGACGTAAATTATCTTTAGGTCACAAACAAACTACTGCTAATCCTTGGGATCAGTATGAAGATTCTTTCGCTGTAGGAACTATCCACAACGGTGAAATTTCTGAAATCGTTGACAAAGGAGCTACTGTAGAATTCGGAGATGATATCGTTGCTTTCATTCCTACTCGTCACCTTGAAAAAGAAGATGGTAAGAAATTGAAAAAAGGAGAATCAGCTGATTTCAAAGTAATCGAATTCAACAAAGAATTTAAAAGAGTAGTTGCATCTCACACTGCTATCTTCCGTGAAGAAGAAGAGAAAAATGTGAAAACTGCAACTGAAAATACTTCATCTGCATCTTCATCTGCAAATGCACCAGCTGCTGCAACTTTAGGTGATAACAATGATGTATTAGCAGCATTGAAAGCTAAAATGGAAAAATCAGAGAAAAAATAA
- a CDS encoding gliding motility-associated C-terminal domain-containing protein, with product MNLKILLPSKQLFLLFLYILVFFFSVTKTNAQCAGKDNSITVCDIPNPSSKSINLFNLLGAHTNGGIWKDNLKSGGLNLFTGILNAQVIRSSGVYTYTYTIDNVSGCKDSATISVTIGAYSGITSPNVSVCSDNLNFNLFHAFDGNYLNPQSGGKWIDNNNTNALTGNLLNAEIAGVGSYSFTYTVPAIGTCPAQSSNTYVTIYPAPNPGIAANLLLCNTDNLALYSNLNLKDKLTGEDPNGTWAESSTNELSSRFDSIVDVQHIYNTFGAGVYNFSYSVLPTNPICDIKTSVVSIIIEELLDFTGANFVINSDICENEIGTATYKAVLNQGTKKIPNGSYYVTYEIAGISSTVTNTSVADFSNGVLVFDINRIYFPQVDNYTVSIKKVVKTGSFGACNNIIGTISDVLHVYPLPRINNATLAIDPVCKGFGATVKISGDTNLTDGNYSVVYDLSGSNSAVAQRTVCAVTNGFGSFIIPANLIPKVGDCKILNTNITNLTTGCTNTSNLSKAFVIKPLPEVPNLTLDIKDVCQNQPISVVLAGLGTLTNVTLNYNLTGSNSGTNQTVTIAVDKGNANFTIPAVFLANAGITSFVINDLIDNANGCGAMISNGTKSFTINPNPNVPIVSNLNFCKNENKTVANLLPNGSKFQWFDSLTSTTILGNSTLLASKNYYVKEVNATTGCESGRAVVNVTLNEVQPPILIQDGQNFCGLDKPTLQSLTANTLTNGTITWFDAAANGAKLPSTELLKEGYTYYGFDFSNTTNCYSNVLAVTVSLTNCILPNKLFIPDGFSPNGDTVNETFKIPNIEFLFPDYSLEIYNRYGNLMYTGNKNKPNWDGKNSDSKIAIDGFAPNGIYFYIINYNKDNKSPEQGRLYLNR from the coding sequence ATGAATTTAAAAATACTTTTACCATCAAAACAGCTCTTTCTACTTTTTCTATATATCCTAGTTTTCTTTTTTTCGGTAACAAAAACCAATGCACAATGCGCAGGAAAAGATAACAGCATTACAGTTTGTGATATTCCAAATCCAAGTAGCAAGTCAATCAATCTTTTTAACCTTTTAGGAGCCCATACGAATGGCGGAATTTGGAAAGATAATCTTAAATCAGGCGGATTAAATCTTTTTACAGGAATATTGAACGCACAAGTTATTCGTTCTAGTGGTGTTTATACTTATACCTATACCATTGATAATGTTAGTGGTTGTAAAGACTCTGCTACCATAAGTGTCACGATAGGAGCATATTCTGGAATTACAAGCCCAAATGTTTCTGTTTGCAGTGATAATCTCAATTTTAATTTGTTTCATGCATTTGATGGAAATTATCTCAACCCACAATCTGGGGGAAAATGGATTGACAACAATAATACAAACGCGTTAACGGGAAATCTACTTAATGCTGAAATTGCTGGAGTAGGAAGTTATTCTTTCACTTATACCGTGCCGGCAATAGGAACTTGCCCTGCGCAATCTTCAAACACTTATGTTACTATTTATCCTGCTCCAAATCCTGGAATTGCTGCCAATTTATTATTATGTAATACTGATAATTTGGCGTTATACAGTAATTTAAATTTGAAAGACAAATTGACTGGAGAAGATCCTAATGGTACTTGGGCAGAATCCAGTACTAACGAACTATCAAGTCGTTTTGATTCAATTGTGGATGTTCAGCATATCTATAATACTTTTGGGGCTGGAGTTTATAATTTTAGTTATTCGGTTTTGCCAACAAACCCTATTTGTGATATTAAAACATCTGTTGTAAGTATCATTATAGAAGAGCTACTCGATTTCACTGGAGCTAATTTTGTAATAAACTCGGATATTTGTGAAAACGAAATTGGTACGGCTACCTATAAAGCTGTTTTAAATCAGGGAACTAAAAAAATACCTAATGGCAGTTATTACGTCACGTATGAAATTGCAGGAATTTCATCAACGGTTACGAATACTTCAGTGGCAGATTTTAGTAATGGCGTTTTAGTTTTTGATATAAACCGAATTTATTTTCCGCAAGTTGACAATTACACTGTCAGTATAAAAAAGGTAGTAAAGACGGGAAGTTTTGGTGCCTGTAACAATATAATTGGAACTATTTCAGATGTTCTTCATGTTTATCCATTACCAAGAATCAACAATGCAACGCTAGCCATCGATCCTGTATGTAAAGGCTTTGGTGCGACAGTTAAAATTTCTGGAGATACAAATTTAACGGATGGGAATTATAGTGTTGTTTATGATTTATCAGGAAGCAATTCAGCCGTTGCCCAGCGAACGGTTTGTGCCGTTACCAATGGATTTGGGAGTTTTATTATTCCGGCTAACTTAATTCCTAAAGTTGGGGATTGCAAAATTTTAAATACAAATATTACAAATTTAACTACTGGTTGTACTAATACGTCAAATTTATCTAAAGCATTTGTAATAAAACCGTTACCCGAAGTTCCAAACCTTACGCTAGATATAAAAGATGTTTGTCAAAACCAGCCCATTTCGGTAGTACTTGCAGGATTAGGTACTTTGACGAATGTTACCCTTAATTATAATCTTACAGGATCCAATTCGGGGACAAACCAAACAGTAACGATAGCTGTAGATAAGGGTAATGCAAATTTCACTATTCCTGCTGTTTTTCTTGCCAATGCCGGAATAACATCTTTTGTTATCAATGACTTAATTGACAATGCCAACGGCTGTGGAGCTATGATTAGTAATGGTACCAAGAGTTTTACGATCAATCCAAATCCAAATGTACCAATAGTAAGCAATTTAAATTTTTGTAAAAATGAAAATAAAACAGTTGCAAATTTATTGCCAAACGGAAGTAAGTTCCAATGGTTTGATTCATTAACAAGTACAACTATTTTAGGTAACAGCACTCTTTTGGCTTCTAAAAATTATTACGTGAAAGAGGTGAATGCAACTACTGGATGTGAATCTGGGCGAGCAGTGGTTAATGTTACACTAAATGAAGTACAACCTCCAATACTAATCCAAGACGGACAAAACTTTTGCGGTTTAGACAAACCTACTTTGCAAAGTTTGACTGCTAATACTCTTACTAACGGAACCATAACTTGGTTTGACGCTGCTGCAAATGGCGCGAAATTACCATCAACAGAATTGCTTAAAGAAGGATATACTTATTACGGATTCGATTTTTCCAATACCACAAACTGTTATTCGAACGTGTTGGCAGTTACAGTATCGCTCACCAATTGTATTCTGCCAAATAAATTATTTATTCCTGACGGGTTTTCTCCAAACGGCGATACTGTCAATGAAACTTTCAAGATTCCAAATATTGAATTTCTATTTCCTGACTATTCGTTGGAAATTTATAATAGATACGGA